TTGGAATCAGGATGACAAAGGACCGGGAGTGAAGAGACCAATGGCTTGGTGGGGAGAGTGGGGTGTTGGGAGTTTGGGCAGATGCTGGTCGGGCTTTGAGTCAGGATGAGGGGGCTTGGGTGGTGGCTGGAGGACGATGAGGTGATGAGGTCGATATTGTGTCATGACGATGGCGCAGGTGACCAATGGATGGGTGACTGTGAGTTGTGTGTGGTGACTGATGTGAGTGACTGTAGATGACGAAGGTGATGATGACGTAGAAATAAACACCTGGAGCCAGGTAAACACGGCAGCAACGCGCGATAAAGCTAAGAGCATAGATTCCTATCCAAATAGTCTAAGAAGCAAAATATTCCTATCTGGTACCCAAGGGCTGCTTAGCTGTCCAACCCCAAAAGCTGAAAAGCTAAACAGAGCTCTGTcccatttctttctatttttgcaaaaaaGATAGAtgctctttgttaaaaaaaaaaagtcaaattcaaaATTCAGAAGCTGGCTAGGTCTTTTAAGATCTGAGGATTATTAACTCAGCAACACAAATGTAAACCCATGGCTGTGTGGGCCAGGTCTTGGACCACATTTGCCACAAAACTAGTAAGCGCCCCACAAGTGACAATTTCCACTAATCCCTGTGAAAACCTTGGTGAGGGCTGTGTTGCTGCTCAGATTCTGCCAGGGGCACTTGCGGCTCAAAGTACATTCAAGTCTCAAGGGATGTCTCTATAGGGTAGACGGAAGCATAGTGTTGGGTTCTGGGTGGGcaaggaggggtgggggagggctggCTGCCTAAGTGGCAACTCCACATGGCACATTATGACTCAAAGGGGCTATTTTTTCCCAAAAGGGAAGTGGGCCAGGAGGCTCCCCACTTTGAGAAACGCAGTTAGGATAAATTTCAACATCAAGCGTTCATCCAGGATAGGCCAAAACCTTTCAGATCCCAGGATGAGACTTAGTCTTCATCAGATCCTAATTGTTGGGGTCAGGAAGTGTTTTGGTTCATACCCCCTCGTTCCTAATTCAGAGTTTTAGAGCCAGAGAGGACCGTGATGGTCGGTGTTCAAACCCCTCCCTCGAGAGGGGTGAGAAAGTGGGCCCAGGATTGGGATAGGGACTCGCCAAGGATCACACAGCGAGttagtggcagggctgggacagAGGCCCGGCCCCCCAGCAGCCAACCCGGGGCTCTCTCTGACTGACACACAGCCGCTGCACTCCGCTAAATCTCAAATCAATCGGAAAGATCTACAGGTAGCGATGTTGAGCTGGATGTGAGTGCGAGTCGGATGTGGTGTGTGAGAATTAACGAACGAAAACAATCGTAGCTTTTTGCACAGTGGGTGGTCATGTGCAACACTCGTAACGGTTTCACGAGGACCCTGTGGCCGAGACCCCCAGGGGAGGGGCGTCGGCACTGAGCCCTGGTTCtgttgccttgtttttttttggtcttttttgaaatttcatttgaGTTTAGAGTTTAGAATAACATACTTATTTCTCTTAATCATTTAAAGATGAAattcttattattattctgtATCATGcattaagagagagaaagaggattgTTTTAGCATTGCGTTTGTCACACAGCCACACAAAGACAATATATGTAAGCGTAGCGTTCACCAGATTTGACACAAGAGATAGCGAACACCACAAAGATTAGGACAGACCGCATACAGTAAGCTCTGCGGAACTCCAGGAATCTAGGGGGGGCTGTGGGAACGCTGCCTAGATCTCTTCGTCGCCCGCCTCCTTGCTGAAGGTGGTCATGTCGATCTTCTCGGGGAAGATGATGTTGACGGCCAGGTCCTCCCCGCTGTTGTACTGAAGCAGCAGGTTCTTCTTCTTCCGCAGCATGTGGTTGTGGCGCAGGCTGGACACCCAGGCCTCACACTTGTTGAGGAAGATGATACCCACGGTACCCAGCACCACCAGGCTGGTGAGCACGCCCAGGATGGTGAAGCAGATGGCCTGGCCCTCGGTGAGGAGAGGGGTATTCTTGTTGAGCTCTTTCATGGACACCTTCAGGATGCGGTGCTCGGGCTGCTGCACCGGCAGCTCGTGCACCCCAGGGGTCAGGCGGTAGGCCAGCCCGTAGCCGCTGGGCAGACGGGTGACCTGCTGGGGGCTCAGCGCGCGCTTCTTGACACAGGTGAGACCTGTGAACTCGGGCTTGCACAGACACTCGTAGCTCACCTGGGTGTGCTGCAGGCAGGTGCCCCCATTCTGGCACGGGCTGCTGGCGCAGTTGGTCACCGGGCGGCTGCAGGTCTTGTCGATGAAGCCGGCTGGGCACCGGCAGCGGAAATCGCCCCCGATGTCGGTGCAGACGCCGTCGTTCTCGCATGGGTTGGGGGTGCAGCTGTTGGCCACGATCTCGCAGAAATTGCCTGAGAAGCCAGGGGGGCACAGGCAGGAGGCATGGGAGGCCCGGCCCTCATCGTCCACGCAGGTGCCTCCGTGCTGGCAGGGGGAGCTGCAACACAACGGGGACACAGTAAACAGCCTCAGGGGCTGGGCTACAACAGCACTGCAGGGCACGGGGCTCAGGGCAGAAGGTCCCTGGCCTGACTAAGGAGCAGGTGCTCAAAACACATCAGGTGaatgagggagtgagggagggaacgCCAGCcagggaggcacagagaggcgCCCGGGGCCGTGACCCCTGTCTGCAAGAAGCTCACCAGCAGctctgggggtgggtgggtgccCACCTCACCCCCATCTCGATGCTAACCTGGGACACACCCGACCTCCCATGCCAGGATGCCCACGTCCTCTCCCACCTCTTACTGCACCTCTCCAACCAGAGGACTGTTGGTTAGTCACTAgccagctggggaaactgaggctaggagAGGAAAAGTCAGTGACAGCCCAGGACTGGAGCAAGCCCCCTTCCCTTAGCTCCATCCCTGGGCTGCTGGGGCAGAAGAACCAAGCAAGGGGTGCCCCTTACTCTATCCCAGGACCCACTGTCGTCCTTCATGCCTATGTCCACTGTTGCCGCCAaccctcattattattattattagcggTGTGGATCCACAGGCTATTGTGCAGGAAGCGCTTGGGGACTCTCAAAGAGAAAGCAATACGAGGTCTGTCTATGCTGGCACAAGCCAGTGTCTGTGCCAGGCTGTTTAATAGTGGTCCATTCACCCAAGTGCAGCTTGCAAACCAAAGCTGTTTGCTCAAAGTGGAGCACAAGGAGCATTTAATGTAAGTGCTTTTAAACGAGCAAGCCCTTTGTCATCTGATAAATGCCAAAACTCCGGGGAAGAAGGGGCAATAAACACAAGAAATCAGCATTGCTGCTTCAGGGTGTgggctgcatgggagctgggcTCTGAAGGAATTTCAAGGGCCTTAGGCTCTATTTTGACACACTGGTTTAAGTCCATTAGcgagaaaagcaaaatattttaaaggtctcgctctgtttttctccttcttgctAATAAGCAGAAATGGAGTTCAGTTTCCATCAGCCCCCACTCTGACTCCGTCTGAAGACTGATCTTCGGAAGCCCCGTTAATGTCCGCTTACAGCTCTTACAGACTACTGGGGTCTCTGTGCCACCCTGCAATGTCCGGTCAAGATAAGCTTATTTGCATGTTAGCTTCTGTTTCTTCAGAGGAAAGGGACACCCCTGCCCCCCAACCACAGGCCCAGGACTGGGTTCAAGTTTGGATTCTTATATTCGGACTCTGCCTCTGTCAAGATCTCCCTTGGCTTCAGGCTAAGCCCCATCCAATGGGGAGGAGGGATGGCTCAGGGCCGCCAAAGAGATAATGGGTGGACAGCGGCTGAGCTGCTGGGAAGCATTGTTCAGGGAGGTCCAAGTGAAGACAGTGGCCACTCTTTCTGTTACGTCCACTGCCCAGGAGTCCCAAAGCCCCCTTCCCCACTGAGGATAGCCCACAGCTGGCCCACCTCCTCTCGTGCTGACTGAAGCCCAATCTTTTCACCTCTCAGCCTGGCAACCCCCTCCACAGACATCCCAGAAAATCCAATTGCAGAGCCCACCAGTTCCCCAAAACCACCCCCTGAGATAAGGCAAGTGGGTTTTACAAACAGCCTCAGCCCCGCGGAGCTCCGATCTCTTTATTACGTTGCCTTTAGAAAATTATGCAGCTCCGAGTGTCAGTTCATCATTCCGATCGACTGTCACTCACACGCATCAGGACTTGAGAACATCAGCGGAATATGAAATCGCCTTCAggatcatttgataaaattacgGCAATGACACATTCCCCCGTAAATACCCCCATCCAGGGCGGTCCCCCACGGGGCTGCCAGCATGAGCGCTTACTTCATCTTTTGTCAGAAGACAGGTCCAACAAGGCTAGGCTGAAAGGGTCTTTAGCGGCTGCATGAAAAGCAGCATTCATTAGATCACGCATAGGAAGGATATTTACCCATTGATCACACAGGGCCCGTCCTTTTTCTGGCAGTCCTTTCCCGAGTACCCGGGGGCACAGGAGCATTCATAGAGGCCATCGTCCAGGCTCACGCAGGTCCCGTTGTTGGCACAGGGGGTCGAGGAGCAGGCCCGAACATCTGCGGGGTGACGGAGAAGACGAGAACTTAGCTTCCTCTCCATATACAAGCGTGATGCGGACCCCAGTGGACTTTAAAATGGCTCTATGGCCACCAAGTGGGGTCTTGAGTAAGAGGGTGTAGGGAGCCCCCTCAAAAACACCCGTGAAGTAGGCTGAGGCTCAGGAAGCTGAAGGGGTTtccttgcctaaggtcacagatcagaaagtcgtGGCCACTGATATTCAAGCCAGGAtagctgttccctttgcctggcaCCAGGTCACCCCATATCCAGCAACATGTCCGTGACGTTCACTGTGGACATCGTGCCCCTCCCTGCAACAGCGTGCCTAGCTGAGATTCCCTAAGGCCTGTCTCCACCAGACAAGACTGCACCTCCACCCTCTCCTGTTGGGGGGAGGGGTCCTGGCCAGCTGGGGGATGAATACAGCCCAACCCTCAGAAAAACCACCAGCGCTTCATAGTTTTCCATCAAAGAGGGGCAGTGGGGGGGATGGAGATGTAACTACCCTCCTCAGTCAGGAATCAGGAAACCTGTTAGCCCCAGCACTACCACGTGTCCCTGCGGTCTCTCTTTCTGCACTCAGGCTCTGAACTCAAGGGGTCCCTGGTAAAAAGGCTGCATTTTTTAAAGCCAGGGAAATTAGAACTACTGAGCGCTCTCTTATCAGCACAGGTTTCCATGAGCACTGGTATATTCCCACCATCTTTTAACACCTTCCATCATGCACACTTCATTATTCAGGTTCAGCAAGCCAGGGACGAGCTGATCACAAGGGCCTGCGTCAGGGGCTCTCTGACGATGGAGACCCCAGCTCCCCAGTGGGGCCAGGAAGGGACCCCTGTCCTGCCCTGTATCCAGCCTGCTGCCATGTGGCAGCAGAGTTCAGCTCCTCCCcatcctgggcctcagtttccctacttATAAAAAGAGGGTCTTTCCCTGGCCAATCTCTGAGGGACTCTTCAGCTTTGATTTTCTATAATTTGAGCTGCTGCACCTGCCAAACAGAAAGCCAGGGCCAGTGAGAGACACAGCAAGCTAAGGcaggctggtgggggtgggggggggaaaTCCCCCGTGCTGAGGCCACACATGTGCATATTTTTCCCCCTCTCAGAGAGACCCACACCCTCATGGAGGGGAGAATGCAATCAATCAAGGAGGAAGAGCCTGAACGCTGCGTTGATGGACTACCCTGGGGTGTTCCATGGAAGCCCGGCTTGGTGCAAGGACACATAAAGAGGATTTATCTTTACGGGACAGCACCGGCAAGGCATTAGCATGTGGCACCTCCAAGTCAGGCTCCTTATTCTTTGCACCCGGCTCTCCTGTCACTCGGCATCTTAAATTTAAGCTAAAAAGCTGGCGACCACCCCCAGCTTGTCCCTGCAGCTCTCCCTGCTACGCCAATCCTGGATCAGCCCTCCTGAGCCTCCAACCCCAAGACAGGGGTGAACTAAGCTGCTCTGAGGAGAAGGCTGCTTGGGGGTCTCTGCCGGGACAGCAGCTGTGGCCACGACAGCCTCAAAGACGGGcaaaaagggagagggagggctgTGTCTTCTCTGGGACCCTAGACTCTCTGGCCATCCCCAAGCCGGCTGCCTTTGTCAACTTGGTGGGGAGGGTCATACCAAGGGCCCATGAGAAGGGAGGCATTTGTCTGGAAAATTTCAGCAAGGGTATACTGCATTTAGATACCAAAAAGATGGGCTCCAGGCTAAAAGCCTAACCCTGATCCCAAATAGTGGCTTTGCTGGAATCCCCCAGATCCCCAAACGACTCAGAGCTGCTGCCGCTGCTTCTGTGAGGGGCAGCAGAGATGCTGGCCAGACCATGAGTCAGCTGCAGATAAACCTTGCACCATATTGGGGGTGCTGGAATTAAGGACCAGAGACAATTCGGGGTGGGAGGGAGCTCAGCTTCAGAACCACAGCTGCCCTGGCTGTACAGGGCAGGGGCCATAACAAAACGCTCTTAGGTGTTCCTTAAGGAAAGATGTTAGATGCAATCGAAGATAAAAATTAACTCTCTTTCTGGGGCTGGGGGAAAGGGTTGTAGCTGGCTTTTCACCCAACTTCTTTCATATCCCTTAGCAGACACTTGTgcttctctgatcctcagtttccctatctgtaccATCTTTACTAATGTTGGGGACCGAGGGACAGAGGCCCTGAGGGCAGGCTGCTACGCAGCTGGGAGTTTTTTTGTGGACTCCAGTTTGCTCAAACGTCAGGGCAGGTTTTGCCAAATGAAAATGGGCTTAGACGAACATTTCGCAGCCTGAAAATGCAGTGACAGCCAACTCTCAATTGCTTGGGGTAATGGAGGCAAAGATTgcataaattaatgaaatcaacAGATAACACCCATCTTCACTTTAACCCTTTCTCAGCTTTTCCCAACTGCAGCCTCCCCCTATACCTGACCCACTCAGTCCAGGCCCCCCAGCCCTGTCCTCCTGGCCCTGACTCAGCACCTGCCCCTCAACCACTGAGCGGTGCTGGCCACCCCCCaccctgtttgtttgtttgcagccTCTTTACGGTCTTGCGTGTGCTTTTCTAGGGAGTCTTAGCTCCGAGATCCCCAGAGCCCTGTCCATCACTGGGCTTCCATGACCTGGACAGGCAGCCTGGGGTCTGTGGTCCCACCAGCCCAGCTGTATGTGTATTTTGTGACTCTTTATTCAACAGGcagctccccagccccaccccatgTTCCCTCTAGGTGCTGGGTGCTGATGGTACAGAGGAGAGCAAAATAAAGTCCCTACCTCTGAGGAGGCATTCGGTACCCGCAGGAAATTTATAAACAGATCTTTAGAATACAGGGCACGAGGTGTGCAGGAATGAGGAAGTGAGGGCCACCAGCAACAGGAGACTGGGAGGAGGTGGTaggggccagggcaggcaggTAAGGACGCAGGGCTGAGGTGAACAAAGGCGAGTGCCAACCTGTATCACAGAGTTCCCCGTCCCAGCCATCGGTGCAAATGCACTGCCCGGGTTCTTCACAGAGTCCGTGAAGGCAGCCAGGAGAGGTCACGCACTGGTCACACAGGGGACCCTGCCAGCCAGGCTGGCACCTGCAAGGGGTGGGGGAGAAAGGTGGGGACATATGAAGAGGGCAGGGGTAGAGAGGGAGCTCAGGCTACTTTCTGTGGAGCCAAGGACCCTTGGGGGTCTTTGCACAGTGGCAGCAGGTGGTCCCGGGAAGTAAACACCAGCCACCTGAATGGGAAAACTTAAAGAGAAAACATGCCAAGCTGAGGGGGCCAACTTGGAGGGGCCCCGAGATCCCGGGGGCGTGCTGCGTTTTGCCGCAGTGGCCTGCAGTGGTCCCACCTACCACCCCGCCTCTGAGAATGCAGATAGGAGCTGTGGctgcccccccccgcccccgccctcaTCTCCCCCGCTGGCCCCACCAGTTTTCTGCAGGGGCCAGGAAGCTGTTTGCTGCAGCGCAGTGGCCAAGCCCCCTGTTTTTTCTGCCTGACTTCACGACTCCCCAGGCTTCTGCATGGCCCCCACAAGCTGCCTCTGAGGAGCCACTCTATTACCTGCAAACATTGTCATCCTCGCAGAATCCATTTTGGGGGTTGCAGGCCGGGAAGCATTCAGCCCCTGAGGTACAAGAAAGGTTATACAATTCACCCCACCAGGCCCCAGGCCAAGGCAAAGGCTGTCTTCTCCCACACAGCCCACCACTGCCCTCGAGGGCACCAACAGCCCTCTTGGGTCCTaccagcctggcacacagtaggcacttccTATCCGAGCATGGATGGAGCTCAGTGCACTCAAGAAAAACATCTCTGCCACGTTCCCAGCAATGAAATGACCACAGTACACTCCCCCTAGTTCTTAGGATCAGGAGAAACACCTTCTCCCCCGACCCCCAAAAGCAAATACGACACCTCAAGTCCTCCTAACAGCGGGGACGGGGACCGTGGAGGGAAATATGTTGACCCCTGGGCACGCAGCCTGACCGTCACTTTCGCAACCTGAGCTGAAAAGGGGAGCAGATTTTGAGGTGTTCAGCTCCGGGAAAGCCCAGACAGGTTCACCTGGTGGGGTCCCCAGTAAGGCGTCTGTGttatttttaaggttcatcccTATTAAGCCGGGCACCCAGGTCAAATCTTCCCCCTTTCCCCTACCCCAGACTCTTCGCATTAAGAAAACGATGACGACACAGGGTTTTGCTTAGCGAGCTGAGGTTGCAACAACACTGCTTAGAGACTCTGACACTTTAAtaggcacctactgtgtgcattTACTCAACCAGCTCTCCAGCTTTCTAGACAGCCCCCTCACAACCACTGGTGCAATGAGTGGGGGGGCGCTGCGGGAAGGGGGCAACTCTCTCGCTGTCAGAGACAGATGGCCGCTGCAGACAGAAGTGTCGCAGCCCCTCACCTACAGAAACGCGCCACGCAGTAAGGGCTCAGGCTGGGCTTCTCTGGGAATTAGGGGCTAAGACGGCAAAgtcgccccccacccccgccccgagACCTGTTCCCGAACGTTCACACAGGGACACCCCAAAGTTGCACCCCAGAGTATTTTCATAGAAGACTCCACAACAGCACCTCATTTTTCCATACCTCCTCGCTCAGCGCACCGACACCCCTCTGGCGCCACTTCTGCAGGGTAGGAAGGGGCTGGGGGTCTCACACATCCCCTGCGCACTGGGACCCCTGGGTCGGGCCTTGGCATGTGAGCGTGGTGGGTAGGGCGAGACAGGCACAGCGCGCGGCTTAGGGCTAGGCGGGACGGGCGGAGTTGGGGCGCATGAGACGGGGCGTGCGGGGCACCGGGCGGCCGGCGGGGCGTCGCAGGCTTCCCCAGAGGGGGCGCGAGCCGGGCCGCCGGGGGACTCACCATAGGTGCTGTGGCCGAAAGCCAGCAGGAGCAAGAGGACGCGCAGGAGGGCTTCGGTCGCGGTCATCTCTGGGCGGCCGAGGTCGCGGTCCCGGGAGCGGTGCGGGCGCGGGTCCGGCTCCTGGCGCCGCACTGGGCTTCTGGTTGCGGACGCGAAAGGGGGCGCGGGCGCGCAGCGAGGGGAAAGCCAGGGCTGCACCGGGCTGCGCGCTGCGCTCTCCACCGCCGCTGCCGGGgagctgccgccgccgccgcgcgcgCCGCCCTTTTCGTACCGCCTCCCCCCCGcggcccccgccccccgcccccgcctccgTGCGCACGGGGCCGGCGCCGGCCAGTCCCGGTGACCCCCGCCCCTCGCAGGGCCGCCCCCGACCACTGCAGCGTCCCGGAAGCCCGCTCGCGCACACGGGTACACTCTTGGCTAGACGGGCACAGGTATCCCGCGAGCGTTTGGCACACGTTCCCTCACACAGGATAGCACGCGGCCGCCGCGCACATACAGGCCCTCCTAGGACAAGTCGCAGGAATCGAACCTGGGCCGCAGACCTCCCCGGAGAGCACAAATCCGCACGCAGGAACACCGAAACACTTATCGCTGACGTCCCGGGCACACGTGCAATGGTTAGATACCCAGGAAAACACAAAGGCGCACTATGAAGATGTGAACTAAGCACATAATTACACACGCACACAGAAAAACCCCCAGGAAAAGCCCGACGCCCCCTGTACCCCTGGCCATGAAGACGCAGAAAAATGCAGTTGCCCCGTGGCAACCCGCACCCCGCAACGGAAACGCACACGGCAACTCAAACACACTGTAGCCCAGACGCCGTATAGACACAGTCCTGGGTAGCAGAGGGTCAAGCGGACCTGCAGTTACCCAACCATGGGCATCCTTCCCCATGTGCCGACCTCCTGCACACAGACGGGTACGCAGAGCCACCTGCACGCCCAAACACACGTGTAAACAGACGGACGCCCGTGCCCTCATTCAGTCACATCCACGCCCACACACACAGCATCTCAGTCAGGGCCTTAGCCACTATGAAACACAAATGCACCAACTCCTACGCACACATGTACGCACAGCAACGCACCTGATACCCACAAGCACACATACCCAGCTGACTCGTGGTCACACACACTGACAAAAACATACACGCAGTCTCCAACACACACACGATCGCATCCGTCTTTGTCCACAGTGGCATGCGTGGGCAGCCTCACCAACGTGctctcacatacacacagtaGCACTCCAGGCACTCGGCGCGTATTCCAGACTCACTGGGAGACCTTCTCTGAGGGGTCGCCCGCCGGAGAGGTGGAGGTAGAGGATGCTGATTGCCAGAGACCTTCTTCCTCTGCAGAGCTCCCAGGGAGAGGGGGTGCTCCTCAGGCACCCCTCCTCTCCATTGCCCCCAGCCTAGGCTTAGAGCCCTGCTGGAGAGGAAAGTTCTGCACCCCTGCACCCAGTCTGGATGGGGGAGGCTCAGAAAGATAGGGAGGAAGAGGGGTAGGAGGGGATTAAAGATATTTCACCTCCTGGGGGAAGGGTCCCAGGCGTCCCAATCTTTGGGTGGGTCGTTTACGatatttaatttgcatatattaatttgCATACATATCCTAGATGCAGGGAGTGGGTGCCCACGCAGCTCATGGCCTCCCCTTCCTCACAGTGCTGCAGGGGGGTGTGATCTCGCCACTTTGAACCTGGAGGCTGGATGCTTTGACCTCCTGGCCCTCTAGCCCAGCCCTGGCAGATCTGAGCACACATTTCCCATCCTAGCCACAGATGTGGGAAGGCAGGCCCATGGGCATCCCCAGGCCCACCAGCCCTAAGTCAGTGCTCCAGTAAGGCACTCGGGATGGGCACAGGGATGGACAGAGACCAGAGTTGCTCGGGGCTGGCTCCAAGGAGGCTGAAGGGAAACTCCCAGCCCCTGGGGGAAGGTGTCCCTTCCCTGATGTTATCTGCAGAATGCCCAGATAGGTAGGGGCTGCTGGGAATGGCTTTGGGGACAGGCTGTAGGGAGTAGTTGGGGTGCCCACTGTGTGCCTGCCACATGCCCTTGCATTCCTGTGACCCTACTCTCTTCCACAGACTCTTTCCTCAAGTCAAGAAACCAATTCCAG
The sequence above is drawn from the Nomascus leucogenys isolate Asia chromosome 22a, Asia_NLE_v1, whole genome shotgun sequence genome and encodes:
- the DLK1 gene encoding protein delta homolog 1 isoform X2, giving the protein MTATEALLRVLLLLLAFGHSTYGAECFPACNPQNGFCEDDNVCRCQPGWQGPLCDQCVTSPGCLHGLCEEPGQCICTDGWDGELCDTDVRACSSTPCANNGTCVSLDDGLYECSCAPGYSGKDCQKKDGPCVINGSPCQHGGTCVDDEGRASHASCLCPPGFSGNFCEIVANSCTPNPCENDGVCTDIGGDFRCRCPAGFIDKTCSRPVTNCASSPCQNGGTCLQHTQGQAICFTILGVLTSLVVLGTVGIIFLNKCEAWVSSLRHNHMLRKKKNLLLQYNSGEDLAVNIIFPEKIDMTTFSKEAGDEEI
- the DLK1 gene encoding protein delta homolog 1 isoform X1, with amino-acid sequence MTATEALLRVLLLLLAFGHSTYGAECFPACNPQNGFCEDDNVCRCQPGWQGPLCDQCVTSPGCLHGLCEEPGQCICTDGWDGELCDTDVRACSSTPCANNGTCVSLDDGLYECSCAPGYSGKDCQKKDGPCVINGSPCQHGGTCVDDEGRASHASCLCPPGFSGNFCEIVANSCTPNPCENDGVCTDIGGDFRCRCPAGFIDKTCSRPVTNCASSPCQNGGTCLQHTQVSYECLCKPEFTGLTCVKKRALSPQQVTRLPSGYGLAYRLTPGVHELPVQQPEHRILKVSMKELNKNTPLLTEGQAICFTILGVLTSLVVLGTVGIIFLNKCEAWVSSLRHNHMLRKKKNLLLQYNSGEDLAVNIIFPEKIDMTTFSKEAGDEEI